From Mercenaria mercenaria strain notata chromosome 17, MADL_Memer_1, whole genome shotgun sequence, the proteins below share one genomic window:
- the LOC128550208 gene encoding uncharacterized protein LOC128550208 has translation MAAHTTAGQAREIIDDESLAEEKLLEELENEEIPAYIREARLQTLKQQASQFRNMHEKGYGRYSELENEKDVLDLTTGEEKCVVHFFHEDFRRCAIIDTHLKVQ, from the exons ATGGCGGCCCACACAACAGCAGGACAGGCACGAGAGATAATTGACGACGAATCTCTTGCTGAAGAG AAACTGTTAGAGGAGCTGGAGAATGAGGAGATTCCTGCCTACATTCGTGAAGCCAGACTTCAGACTCTTAAACAACAGGCCAGTCAGTTTAGAAATATGCACGAAAAAGGATATGGTAGATAcag TGAATTGGAAAATGAAAAAGATGTGTTAGATCTGACAACAGGTGAAGAGAAGTGTGTGGTCCATTTCTTCCATGAAGACTTTAGAAGATGTGCAATAATTGATACTCATTTAAAGgtacagtaa